Proteins from a single region of Gimesia sp.:
- a CDS encoding (2Fe-2S)-binding protein, protein MKLDDKVCYCFHISKRKIINHLRIHRPRRASQLSECGGAGTGCGWCVPYLKRYFAEYEKAAAEDSGKITDLQEDSITAEEYAEQRDQYIQSGKGTPPAR, encoded by the coding sequence GTGAAACTCGACGACAAAGTCTGTTACTGTTTTCATATCAGTAAACGCAAAATCATCAACCATCTTCGCATTCATCGCCCCCGCCGGGCCAGTCAATTGAGTGAATGCGGCGGAGCAGGCACGGGCTGTGGCTGGTGTGTCCCTTACCTGAAACGCTATTTCGCCGAATACGAAAAAGCGGCCGCCGAAGATTCCGGGAAGATCACGGATCTGCAGGAAGACAGCATCACCGCTGAAGAATACGCCGAGCAGCGGGATCAGTACATCCAGAGTGGCAAAGGGACGCCCCCTGCCAGATGA
- a CDS encoding NADH:ubiquinone reductase (Na(+)-transporting) subunit D: protein MNSRQKEVLTGPIFNNNPIALQILGICSALAVTTKMETALVMSIAVTLVTACSNAAVASIRLQIPGSIRIIVQMTIIASLVILVDQFLKAFAFGISKQLSVFVGLIITNCIVMGRAEGFAMKNEPGISFLDGIGNGLGYSAILMLVAFFRELFGSGSLFGIPLMKLTREGGWYEANGLMLLPPSAFFIIGFAIWALRVWKTDQVEEA from the coding sequence ATGAATTCACGGCAAAAAGAGGTTCTGACCGGACCGATTTTTAATAACAACCCGATTGCGTTGCAGATCCTTGGAATCTGTTCCGCTCTGGCGGTAACAACCAAGATGGAGACCGCACTCGTGATGAGTATCGCGGTAACCCTGGTGACCGCCTGCTCGAACGCCGCAGTCGCTTCGATCCGTCTGCAGATTCCCGGCAGTATCCGCATTATCGTGCAGATGACGATCATCGCCTCACTGGTGATCCTGGTCGATCAGTTCCTCAAGGCCTTCGCCTTCGGAATCAGCAAGCAGCTGTCCGTGTTCGTGGGGCTGATTATTACCAACTGTATCGTGATGGGGCGTGCCGAGGGGTTCGCGATGAAAAACGAGCCTGGCATCAGCTTCCTGGACGGGATCGGAAACGGGCTGGGTTACAGTGCCATTTTGATGCTGGTGGCCTTCTTCCGAGAGTTATTCGGTTCGGGGAGCCTGTTTGGAATCCCTCTGATGAAACTGACCCGGGAAGGCGGCTGGTACGAAGCCAACGGCCTGATGTTATTACCTCCCAGTGCATTCTTTATTATTGGCTTCGCAATCTGGGCTCTGAGAGTCTGGAAAACCGATCAGGTGGAGGAAGCATAA
- a CDS encoding efflux RND transporter periplasmic adaptor subunit: MSRKSILITVGLLAVLGLYYLFSDAPQPVDVTAAETGTVKAFIEERAKTSLPRIYRIAMPLNGRVMPITVQEDEQVTQGQVLAEMDTSDLDAEVAKARYRVEQYARKIVEQSDNRLEDNSLDQFDEFLKSMNLTVEAASKQQDASKAKWTYARDEYDRKYQLFQKNALSASELSEADLFKKQSEIDYQKDILTWRSLQAIQSAMQIGKISIQKYKEKKVLSEAVLQEEKKEAESQLEQLQRDRNRATMRSPIDGTVLAKHFSNERTLPAGEILLELGQLDDLEVEADVLSQYVGNIHVGSPVDIEGPALGPDPVQGKVIRIYPKGFTKISSLGVEQQRVKVIIGFNRNIFKQLQQQQRTLGTDFRVRVKIYTDIKPDVVKVSRSTLFRNGSGQWQAYVVRNNRTVLVDVEPGVMNDFEAEIKAGVKAGDRLIVAPSMNLTSGQSVEPHLIKNLERSPAD; encoded by the coding sequence ATGTCCCGAAAATCCATCCTGATCACAGTCGGCCTGCTGGCGGTGCTGGGGTTGTATTATCTTTTCAGCGACGCGCCACAGCCGGTGGATGTCACAGCCGCGGAGACAGGCACCGTCAAGGCGTTCATCGAAGAACGCGCCAAGACCAGCCTGCCTCGCATCTATCGCATCGCCATGCCGCTCAACGGGCGGGTGATGCCCATCACCGTGCAGGAAGATGAACAGGTCACCCAGGGACAGGTGCTCGCTGAGATGGATACCTCCGACCTGGATGCCGAAGTCGCGAAAGCCCGGTATCGCGTGGAACAGTATGCCCGCAAAATCGTCGAACAGTCCGACAATCGCCTGGAAGATAACTCGCTCGACCAGTTTGATGAGTTCCTGAAATCGATGAATCTCACCGTCGAAGCCGCCAGCAAACAGCAGGATGCCAGTAAAGCCAAATGGACTTACGCGCGGGACGAGTACGACCGCAAGTACCAGCTGTTTCAAAAGAACGCGCTGTCGGCCAGTGAACTCAGTGAAGCAGACCTGTTCAAAAAACAGAGTGAGATCGATTACCAGAAAGACATTCTCACCTGGCGGTCCCTGCAGGCCATTCAAAGTGCGATGCAGATTGGCAAAATCTCGATTCAGAAATACAAAGAGAAGAAAGTCCTTTCCGAAGCAGTCCTGCAGGAAGAGAAGAAAGAAGCAGAGTCTCAGCTCGAGCAGTTACAGCGCGACCGCAACAGGGCCACGATGCGGAGCCCCATCGATGGAACCGTGCTGGCGAAACACTTCTCCAACGAGCGTACACTGCCCGCCGGCGAAATTTTGCTCGAACTCGGTCAGCTGGATGATCTCGAAGTCGAAGCCGATGTCCTCTCTCAATACGTGGGCAACATCCACGTCGGCTCCCCCGTCGACATCGAAGGCCCTGCCCTCGGTCCTGATCCCGTGCAGGGAAAAGTCATACGGATCTATCCCAAGGGCTTTACCAAGATCTCTTCGCTGGGCGTCGAACAGCAGCGAGTGAAGGTCATCATCGGCTTCAACCGCAACATCTTCAAACAGCTGCAACAGCAGCAGCGGACTCTGGGCACCGACTTTCGGGTGCGGGTTAAAATCTACACGGACATCAAACCGGATGTAGTCAAGGTCTCTCGCTCAACACTGTTCCGCAACGGATCAGGTCAGTGGCAGGCCTATGTGGTTCGGAATAACCGTACGGTGCTCGTCGATGTCGAACCGGGGGTGATGAACGATTTCGAAGCGGAGATCAAAGCGGGAGTCAAAGCCGGTGATCGACTGATCGTCGCCCCCAGTATGAATCTGACTTCGGGACAGTCAGTGGAACCGCACCTCATTAAGAACCTGGAGCGGTCCCCGGCTGACTGA
- the nqrF gene encoding NADH:ubiquinone reductase (Na(+)-transporting) subunit F encodes MGIEILLGVVMFTGIVLALVAIILVAKSKLVASGNVTITVNEQKKIEVPVGGKLLSALAENQIFVSSACGGGGTCAQCEVRVLEGGGDILPTERSHFNNREVREGCRLSCQVPVKADMDIEVPPEVFETKKWQCKVKSNDNVATFIKELVLELPVGEDVNFKPGGYIQIEAPPHHIKYSEFDIPDEYKEDWDKFDLWRFESKVEEPVIRAYSMANYPGEKGVIMLNVRVASPPPRAPDGTPPGKMSSYIFNLKPGDEVTISGPYGEFFIQETDAEMIYIGGGAGMAPLRSHIYELFKERKTNRKVSYWYGARSMREMFYEDEFRAIEKDFPNFKMHIALSDPMPEDNWTGLQGFIHQVLLDEYLSKHPAPEDCEYYICGPPMMLSAVRNMLDDLGVEPENVRYDDFG; translated from the coding sequence ATGGGTATAGAAATTCTGTTAGGCGTGGTGATGTTCACGGGCATTGTGCTGGCCCTGGTCGCCATCATTCTGGTCGCGAAATCAAAACTGGTTGCCTCCGGTAACGTCACAATTACTGTGAACGAGCAGAAGAAAATCGAAGTTCCCGTGGGCGGGAAGCTGTTGAGCGCTCTCGCCGAGAATCAGATTTTCGTCTCATCTGCCTGTGGTGGTGGGGGAACCTGTGCTCAATGTGAGGTTCGCGTGCTCGAGGGCGGCGGTGATATCCTGCCGACCGAACGCTCTCACTTTAACAACCGCGAAGTCCGTGAAGGCTGCCGGCTTTCCTGTCAGGTGCCGGTCAAGGCTGACATGGACATCGAAGTACCACCTGAAGTCTTCGAAACCAAGAAATGGCAGTGTAAGGTTAAGTCCAACGACAACGTGGCGACCTTCATTAAAGAACTGGTTCTGGAACTGCCCGTCGGCGAAGACGTGAACTTCAAGCCGGGTGGATACATTCAGATCGAAGCCCCGCCGCACCATATCAAATACAGCGAATTCGACATCCCCGATGAATATAAAGAAGACTGGGACAAATTCGATCTCTGGCGGTTCGAGTCCAAGGTCGAAGAGCCGGTCATCCGGGCTTACTCCATGGCCAACTATCCGGGCGAAAAAGGCGTTATCATGCTCAACGTGCGAGTGGCTTCACCTCCGCCCCGCGCACCGGATGGCACTCCTCCCGGGAAGATGTCCTCATACATCTTTAACCTGAAGCCAGGTGATGAAGTTACTATCTCCGGTCCTTACGGTGAGTTCTTTATCCAGGAAACCGATGCCGAAATGATCTACATCGGTGGTGGTGCCGGTATGGCTCCCCTGCGATCTCACATCTACGAACTCTTCAAAGAACGCAAAACCAACCGGAAGGTCTCCTACTGGTACGGTGCCCGCAGTATGCGTGAAATGTTCTACGAAGATGAATTCCGGGCAATCGAAAAAGACTTCCCGAACTTCAAGATGCATATCGCGCTTTCAGATCCGATGCCGGAAGACAACTGGACCGGTCTGCAGGGCTTCATCCACCAGGTACTGCTGGACGAATACCTGAGTAAGCATCCTGCTCCGGAAGATTGTGAGTACTACATCTGTGGTCCGCCAATGATGTTGTCCGCCGTACGTAACATGCTGGATGATCTGGGAGTTGAACCTGAGAACGTCCGGTACGATGACTTCGGTTAA
- a CDS encoding Hsp20/alpha crystallin family protein: MSSADQPGQPDPVYIHTEEASTEQTQAEQSGSTYSESTQSESSQSESQESSTGKQSDSTGIPNSIERLRTEFDKLLGVAVEQGERALDRLGLFGNDPVWVPRVDLMELDEQVQVYIDLPGVTAEEINITLAGNMLTVTGTRSTGTTTTAGQTVRMSERPSGQFRRSVPMPVAVDPDKVSASVQNGILSIELDKASTEKPRQIPINSASGTSF; the protein is encoded by the coding sequence ATGTCATCAGCCGATCAACCGGGCCAGCCGGATCCCGTTTATATTCATACCGAAGAAGCGTCCACGGAACAGACCCAGGCCGAACAGTCTGGCTCTACCTATTCAGAATCGACCCAGTCCGAATCCAGCCAGTCGGAGTCGCAGGAATCATCTACAGGCAAGCAATCTGACTCTACGGGCATTCCGAATTCCATTGAGCGGCTGCGCACCGAGTTCGACAAGCTGCTGGGGGTCGCCGTCGAACAGGGAGAGCGGGCGCTGGATCGTCTGGGCCTGTTTGGGAACGACCCCGTCTGGGTTCCCCGAGTCGATCTGATGGAACTGGACGAGCAGGTTCAGGTCTACATTGATCTGCCCGGCGTAACTGCCGAAGAGATTAACATCACACTGGCCGGCAATATGCTGACAGTGACCGGAACACGTAGCACCGGAACAACAACCACCGCCGGTCAGACTGTGCGGATGAGCGAACGTCCCTCAGGCCAGTTCCGACGTTCGGTTCCCATGCCTGTTGCCGTCGATCCGGATAAGGTCTCTGCTTCCGTGCAAAACGGAATTCTGAGCATCGAGCTGGATAAGGCTTCGACAGAAAAGCCGCGTCAGATTCCGATCAACAGTGCATCCGGCACCAGCTTCTAA
- the nqrE gene encoding NADH:ubiquinone reductase (Na(+)-transporting) subunit E, whose amino-acid sequence MLEHYLSLFIKCLFVENLALAFFLGMCTFLAVSKNVKTAFGLGIAVVVIQTITVPVNNIIYQHLLKKGALAWAGYPNVDLTFVGLICYIGVIAAMVQILEMTLDRFVPALYNSLGIFLPLITVNCAILGGTLFMVERDYNFPESCVFGFGSGVGWALAILALAGVREKMKYSDVPPGLRGLGITFITVGLMAMAFMAFSGIQL is encoded by the coding sequence ATGTTAGAGCATTATCTGAGCCTGTTTATCAAGTGTCTGTTTGTCGAAAACCTGGCACTGGCCTTCTTCCTGGGAATGTGTACCTTTCTGGCCGTTTCCAAAAATGTGAAGACTGCCTTTGGCCTGGGGATCGCTGTGGTCGTCATTCAGACGATTACCGTTCCCGTCAATAACATCATCTATCAGCACCTGTTGAAGAAGGGGGCACTGGCCTGGGCCGGCTATCCCAATGTCGACCTGACCTTCGTCGGTCTGATCTGTTACATCGGCGTGATTGCAGCGATGGTACAGATCCTGGAAATGACCCTCGACCGGTTCGTTCCCGCTCTCTACAACTCGCTGGGGATCTTCCTGCCACTGATTACCGTGAACTGCGCGATCCTGGGGGGAACCCTGTTTATGGTGGAACGCGATTATAACTTCCCCGAAAGCTGCGTCTTCGGATTCGGTTCCGGTGTCGGCTGGGCACTGGCGATCCTGGCGCTGGCAGGCGTGCGGGAGAAAATGAAATACAGTGACGTTCCGCCGGGATTACGCGGTCTGGGCATCACCTTTATTACCGTTGGACTGATGGCGATGGCCTTCATGGCTTTCTCCGGTATCCAGCTCTGA
- a CDS encoding FAD:protein FMN transferase — MTSVNRHSAWFWTLGLLLCCLQVTGCRNDESGPGSAALQKQQIEGPTMGTTYHITVCSPAKEQVDSGQLKKDVDQLLVEINQEMSTYIKDSELSLFNRAEPDQWLPVAPAVVKVVAAGLELSEDSDGAFDMTVGPLVNLWHFGPDPGKKTLPADEKIEAARKKVGYHHIQVQESPAALKKLIPDVYVDLSAIAKGYGVDAVAELIESRGIENYLVEIGGEMRARGVNQRGEAWKVGIEKPVSETRVVQKIVPLSDLSMATSGNYRNFYEVDGVSYSHTIDPRTGRPATHRLASVTVVGQTCMNCDAIATCLMVLGPAEGYNWVQERDIAAYFIVKTDAGFTERFSPAWQKQFGEEQ; from the coding sequence ATGACTTCGGTTAACAGACATTCCGCGTGGTTCTGGACTCTCGGCCTGCTGCTGTGTTGCCTGCAGGTCACAGGGTGCCGGAATGATGAGTCAGGCCCCGGTTCTGCTGCATTACAGAAGCAGCAGATCGAAGGCCCGACGATGGGAACGACCTATCACATTACGGTCTGTTCCCCTGCGAAAGAACAGGTTGATAGCGGGCAGCTGAAAAAAGATGTCGATCAGTTGCTCGTGGAAATCAACCAGGAGATGTCGACCTACATCAAAGATTCGGAACTGTCTCTGTTCAACCGGGCAGAACCAGATCAATGGTTACCCGTCGCACCTGCCGTGGTCAAAGTCGTCGCTGCCGGTCTCGAGTTGAGCGAGGACAGTGACGGGGCCTTCGATATGACCGTCGGCCCACTGGTCAACCTGTGGCACTTTGGTCCGGATCCTGGCAAGAAAACGCTGCCTGCGGACGAAAAGATTGAAGCGGCCCGCAAGAAGGTGGGTTATCATCATATCCAGGTGCAGGAGTCACCTGCGGCACTGAAGAAACTGATTCCCGACGTGTACGTCGATCTGTCGGCTATCGCAAAAGGCTACGGTGTCGATGCGGTTGCCGAACTCATCGAGTCACGCGGCATCGAAAATTACCTGGTGGAAATCGGTGGCGAGATGCGGGCCCGGGGCGTCAATCAGCGCGGCGAAGCCTGGAAGGTCGGCATCGAAAAGCCGGTGAGTGAAACCCGGGTGGTGCAGAAGATTGTTCCTCTGTCCGACCTGTCGATGGCGACTTCGGGCAATTATCGTAATTTTTATGAGGTGGATGGCGTCAGCTATTCACATACCATTGATCCCCGTACCGGGCGACCGGCGACTCATAGGCTCGCTTCGGTCACCGTGGTGGGGCAAACCTGCATGAATTGCGACGCGATCGCGACATGCCTGATGGTATTAGGCCCCGCTGAGGGGTATAATTGGGTACAAGAGCGGGACATCGCCGCTTATTTTATCGTGAAAACAGACGCCGGTTTTACAGAACGCTTCTCGCCTGCCTGGCAGAAGCAGTTCGGTGAGGAGCAGTAA
- a CDS encoding FtsX-like permease family protein — protein sequence MKVLHRKLLRELLAARGVLIAIISIIAVGIGCFIAMFSTYDNLEYSRQNYYRLCHMADFSIELKKVPLGDLEAIAQTPGVTNVLPRIVFEVTASLEDVEKPLSGKAVSLPEHENAPINSIVIKQGSYFTDQRQEEVIVNDAFARAHNLRPGDHIQLILNNRLQDLLIVGTAISSEFVYLIGPGGLVPEPESYGVFYLKHDYAEDVFGFEGAANQILGHLAPQYQSPNRVRQILDQLELELEDYGVFSTTPLSQQSSHWFLKNEIDGLKISATILPTIFLIVAALALNLLMSRMAEQQRTVVGTLKALGYSNQEMFRHFIQFGLLIGMAGGILGTLLGYSLAGAMTAQYRNFFEFPSLTNQMYPRVILLGMLISVFFAVLGTFRGVRTVVRLSPAEAMRPKPPLRARRILLERIHVFWQALDFRWQMVLRDIFRNRTRTIGGLLSATVGAMLLLVTFSMYDSAFALLNFQYDKLLLSDIDLTFKDDHDYSAYFEAQQIQGVDYAEPLFQVGCTLQNGIHEKKTGITGILRDARLTIPRDTEGNRVEVPPTGLLVTRKLADILHIQAGDSIRMVPVSGDRIPRQVPVMKIIDSYLGLTVYADFHYLNRLMGEADSLTSVQLKTNPRPEVTRKIYRQLKRVPAIQTVNSIRDQKDKLQEVLVDQMIVMIVVVIVFSCLIFFGSILNASLISLSERQQEIATLRVLGYTPGEVGSIFLRESFSVNLPGILLGLPAGYWASKGINIAYDTELFRMPFTIYMLSWVMTVVLGILFTLISHWPVQKTIHKMDWLQALNVKE from the coding sequence ATGAAAGTGCTGCACCGGAAATTACTGCGAGAACTGCTGGCGGCCCGCGGGGTTCTGATTGCCATCATCAGTATCATCGCGGTCGGCATCGGCTGTTTCATCGCCATGTTTTCGACCTATGACAATCTCGAGTATTCCCGGCAGAACTATTACCGGCTCTGTCATATGGCTGACTTCTCGATCGAACTCAAGAAGGTCCCCCTGGGTGATCTCGAGGCGATCGCGCAAACGCCGGGCGTAACCAATGTTCTGCCACGCATTGTCTTTGAAGTCACCGCCTCACTCGAAGACGTCGAAAAACCCCTTTCCGGAAAAGCGGTCTCGCTGCCCGAACATGAAAACGCACCGATTAACAGCATCGTCATCAAGCAGGGTAGTTACTTCACCGATCAGCGACAGGAAGAGGTCATCGTCAACGATGCTTTCGCCCGTGCACATAACCTGCGGCCCGGCGATCACATTCAGTTGATTCTCAACAACCGACTACAGGATCTGCTGATCGTCGGCACCGCCATCAGTTCCGAATTTGTCTACCTGATCGGCCCTGGTGGACTCGTGCCGGAGCCGGAAAGTTACGGCGTGTTCTATCTCAAACATGACTACGCAGAAGATGTCTTCGGATTTGAAGGAGCGGCCAACCAGATCCTGGGACACCTCGCCCCGCAGTACCAGAGCCCTAACCGTGTCCGCCAGATTCTGGATCAGTTGGAACTCGAACTCGAAGACTACGGCGTCTTTTCCACGACCCCGCTCTCGCAGCAGTCCTCGCACTGGTTCCTGAAAAATGAGATCGATGGACTCAAAATCAGTGCCACTATTCTGCCCACCATCTTTTTGATTGTCGCGGCTCTGGCTTTGAATCTGCTCATGTCACGGATGGCCGAACAGCAGCGAACCGTGGTCGGAACCCTCAAAGCCCTGGGCTATTCCAATCAGGAGATGTTTCGGCACTTCATTCAGTTTGGCCTGCTGATCGGGATGGCGGGAGGCATCCTGGGAACCCTGCTGGGCTACTCCCTGGCCGGAGCCATGACGGCACAGTATCGCAATTTTTTCGAATTCCCCTCGCTGACTAATCAGATGTATCCCCGTGTGATTCTGCTGGGCATGCTGATCAGCGTCTTCTTTGCGGTGCTGGGAACATTCCGAGGGGTCCGTACTGTCGTGCGTCTCTCACCGGCGGAAGCGATGCGGCCCAAACCGCCGCTACGGGCCCGGCGGATTTTATTGGAGCGAATTCACGTCTTCTGGCAGGCACTCGACTTCCGCTGGCAGATGGTTTTGCGCGACATCTTCCGGAATCGAACTCGCACCATTGGCGGACTGCTCTCGGCGACCGTCGGGGCGATGCTGCTGCTGGTTACCTTTTCCATGTACGACTCCGCCTTCGCACTACTCAACTTTCAATACGATAAGCTGCTGCTCAGTGATATCGACCTGACCTTCAAAGACGACCACGACTACTCCGCGTACTTCGAAGCCCAACAGATCCAGGGAGTCGATTATGCAGAACCGCTGTTCCAGGTCGGCTGCACGCTGCAGAACGGCATCCATGAAAAGAAAACCGGTATCACCGGGATCCTGCGAGACGCGCGACTGACCATTCCCCGCGACACCGAGGGGAACCGGGTTGAAGTCCCCCCCACCGGTTTACTGGTCACACGCAAACTGGCCGATATTCTGCACATCCAGGCGGGAGACTCGATCCGCATGGTTCCCGTTTCCGGCGATCGCATTCCCCGCCAGGTCCCCGTCATGAAAATCATCGACAGTTACCTGGGGTTGACGGTTTACGCCGACTTCCATTACCTGAACCGTTTGATGGGCGAAGCCGATTCGCTGACCAGTGTGCAACTCAAAACGAATCCTCGACCGGAAGTGACGCGAAAAATATATCGGCAACTGAAACGGGTCCCGGCGATTCAGACGGTAAATTCCATCCGTGACCAGAAAGACAAACTGCAGGAAGTACTCGTCGACCAGATGATCGTGATGATTGTCGTGGTGATCGTTTTCTCCTGCCTGATCTTTTTCGGCAGCATTCTCAATGCATCACTGATTTCGCTATCCGAACGCCAACAGGAAATCGCCACGCTGCGGGTACTGGGATACACTCCCGGCGAAGTCGGCTCGATCTTCCTCCGCGAAAGTTTCTCTGTTAATCTGCCCGGCATCCTGCTGGGTCTGCCCGCCGGTTACTGGGCTTCCAAAGGCATTAACATCGCCTACGATACCGAACTGTTCCGCATGCCATTTACCATCTACATGCTGAGTTGGGTGATGACGGTCGTCCTGGGCATCCTGTTTACGCTGATCTCACACTGGCCGGTCCAGAAAACCATTCATAAAATGGACTGGCTCCAGGCGTTGAATGTAAAGGAATAA
- a CDS encoding ABC transporter ATP-binding protein has protein sequence MPASGMNSVPASAAEQEVLLSLQSISKTYTTGDVKVPVLHHVDLEIYAREFLVIVGPSGSGKSTLLNIVGGIDTPTEGEVYFQEQNVSRFNEQQLTRYRRENIGFVFQFYNLVPTLTARENVIVAADISADPMSPDEALELVGLSDRAEHFPAQLSGGEQQRVAIARALVKQPELLLCDEPTGALDLTTGRKILGVLADLNRELGKTVVIITHNSAIGQMARRVVRIGSGTIAEARLNPHPIAAEQVTW, from the coding sequence ATGCCCGCTTCTGGAATGAATTCAGTTCCCGCTTCTGCCGCAGAACAGGAAGTCCTGCTCTCGCTGCAATCGATTTCCAAGACGTACACGACGGGCGATGTGAAAGTACCGGTGTTGCACCATGTGGATCTGGAGATTTATGCGCGGGAATTCCTGGTCATTGTCGGTCCCTCCGGCTCGGGGAAGAGTACCCTGCTGAATATCGTAGGAGGCATCGACACGCCGACCGAGGGCGAAGTCTATTTTCAGGAACAGAATGTCTCCCGCTTTAACGAGCAGCAGCTCACGCGTTATCGTCGCGAAAACATCGGCTTTGTATTTCAGTTCTACAACCTCGTGCCGACATTGACCGCGCGGGAGAATGTCATTGTCGCCGCCGACATCAGCGCCGACCCCATGTCCCCCGATGAAGCGCTGGAACTGGTGGGACTCTCAGACCGCGCCGAGCATTTCCCAGCTCAGCTTTCGGGGGGTGAACAGCAAAGAGTCGCCATCGCGCGGGCCCTGGTCAAACAGCCGGAACTGTTGCTCTGCGATGAACCGACGGGCGCCCTCGACTTAACCACCGGCCGCAAAATCCTGGGTGTTCTGGCCGATCTGAATCGTGAGCTGGGCAAGACCGTTGTGATCATCACTCATAACTCGGCCATCGGACAGATGGCCCGACGCGTGGTCCGCATCGGCTCAGGCACCATCGCAGAGGCTCGTCTGAATCCACATCCCATTGCCGCTGAGCAGGTTACCTGGTAA
- a CDS encoding Na(+)-translocating NADH-quinone reductase subunit C: MSRDSIGFTFIVSATLCVVCSILVSGAAVGLRSKQELNKEIERKKNILSVAGLIQPGDDAKNVMKIYDERVEGIIIDLDSGKVVTDDKELFPNPAEYDQKAAIDNPKLSSAIEPSKDIAGIKRRENYSWVYLINDENGQLTQYVLPVRGKGLWSTMWGFLALQTDLTTVQGLTFYEQGETPGLGGEVDNPKWKAQWKGKEVYNNDFQPDIEVIKGSVNPDSPNAEHEVDGLSGATITSRGVTHLLDFWLGDLGFKPYLERVREKEGK, from the coding sequence ATGTCGCGTGATTCAATAGGTTTCACATTTATCGTATCGGCCACGTTGTGTGTGGTCTGCTCGATTCTGGTTTCCGGGGCTGCGGTCGGATTGCGCAGCAAGCAGGAACTGAATAAAGAGATTGAACGTAAAAAGAACATCCTCTCCGTGGCGGGCCTGATCCAACCGGGTGACGACGCGAAGAACGTCATGAAGATTTATGACGAACGGGTTGAGGGGATTATCATTGATCTCGACTCCGGAAAAGTCGTAACCGACGACAAGGAACTGTTCCCCAATCCTGCGGAATACGACCAGAAGGCGGCAATAGACAATCCCAAACTGAGCTCGGCAATCGAGCCCAGCAAGGACATCGCCGGGATCAAACGTCGCGAAAATTATTCCTGGGTCTACCTGATCAACGATGAGAACGGTCAGCTGACACAGTATGTTCTGCCCGTCCGCGGAAAGGGTCTCTGGTCTACCATGTGGGGCTTCCTGGCTCTGCAGACCGACCTGACCACCGTGCAGGGGTTGACCTTCTACGAACAGGGGGAAACACCCGGGCTGGGTGGTGAAGTCGATAACCCCAAATGGAAGGCACAATGGAAAGGCAAAGAAGTCTACAATAACGACTTCCAGCCCGATATCGAAGTCATTAAGGGGAGCGTCAATCCGGACTCCCCCAATGCGGAACACGAAGTGGACGGCCTTTCGGGAGCCACCATTACCTCTCGCGGCGTAACCCACCTGCTGGATTTCTGGCTGGGTGATCTAGGATTTAAGCCTTATCTCGAACGAGTTCGGGAAAAGGAGGGAAAGTAA